ACTCGGCAACGAGCTTTGCAAAGTCATAGCCCCTAATTCTACTATCATAGCCAATTACAATCTTGGCAAATCCCTTGTTTAGCCCAAATTTGGCAACCCCAGCCGAGGTGATTAAAAGGGTTATGTTATTAAGGGTGTTTGGGCCCTTAAGGATGCAAGCATCAATTCCATCATTTTTAAGCTTTATGATCTCTTCTTTATTACCTGCCATCAAGCCCCTTATCCCACCGGTTCCAAAATCTAGCTTTTTTCTAAATGCATTAACCAGGTCTTCCCATCTTTTGTTTATAATTGCATTTTGTATTCCCGCCTTAAGATTGGGAGAAACCTCATCAATCTTTTTATCTTTCAGCCATTCCTCAAGATATGGCAGGGTATTTTTCTTTGCAGAATTGTAAAGCCCTATATCTATCTTACCATTTTCAAGGCTTTTCTTTAGATATTCATCAATGCCTTTTTCTGCTTCAGAAATCAATCTTTCAACCTCCATTTTTTAACCACGCCTTCCTTTGCATTTTTGATTCATCAAATATATATTTGAACAATTGCAAAGCTTTATTGTCAAATGTGAAATTCCTTCGTTCTAGGACAATTTTGGCTGTTTTTATGGCATTTTCTAAAGAGAAACAGCGACGAAGGAAATCATTTCCCCAAGCAAAGCTTGGAATCTCCTTTTCCATAATTAAGCCTCCTCCAAATAGGTTGCAGGAAAAGCCAATTACCACCCCAGTGTTTAAACAAACGCCAATTCCAATTTTGCTATGGTCTCCAATAAAGCAGCCAATTTTTATCCTTTTTGTTTTTGTAATAATGCCATTTTGTTGGACGCTAATTTCAGAATAATTATTCTTAAGGTCAGAATTTGTGGCTAATGCTCCTAAATTTACCCATTCTCCGATATAGGAGTGTCCGATAAAACCCTCATGGTATTTATTGCTATTTCCCATAATAATACTATTTTCTACCTCCCCTCCAATTCGACATCCACTTCCAAAGGAAGAACCACTTATCTTACCACCCACCAATTTGCATTCATCTCCTATAAAGGCTGGACCCTTAAGATATGTGAATGGTTTTATGGAACCCCCTTTTCCTATTATTACCGGACCTTCTCTGCTATCAATAACAGAAAAGGTATCGGCAGAAATATTGTTGTCTGCAAATATCTCCTTTCCATAAATAAAGGAGTCTCCTATATTGCCTTGCAAGCCTTTGTCCTTAAAATATTCATCAAAATCTGAAATTATCAATTCTTGGTTATGAAAGATTAAATCCCAGATATATGAGAATGTTAAGATATCAATTTCAATCGTTTTTAGCCCTTCTGTTATTTTTTTAGAGAAATCTTCTGAGCTATCTTTAAGCCTCTTTCTGAATTCTTCCTGTGACAAGACAATGGCTATGGGTATGCCATTTTTGACATAAGCAATAGAGGGATTGCTATTTTTAAGCTCCTTAATGAATCCTAAATCCTTTTTTTGAAATACACAAGAGCCATTGATAAGAATAGCTTTATCAAAATGAGGAATTTCAGAGTGATTAGCTAAATATGGCCTGCAAATGGTGAATATTTCAAAATCGCTGAAATGGTGTTTT
This is a stretch of genomic DNA from bacterium. It encodes these proteins:
- a CDS encoding putative sugar nucleotidyl transferase, translated to MDCIIVFEDENYSRFYPISLSRPTYSLLSGAKTNLERIKHHFSDFEIFTICRPYLANHSEIPHFDKAILINGSCVFQKKDLGFIKELKNSNPSIAYVKNGIPIAIVLSQEEFRKRLKDSSEDFSKKITEGLKTIEIDILTFSYIWDLIFHNQELIISDFDEYFKDKGLQGNIGDSFIYGKEIFADNNISADTFSVIDSREGPVIIGKGGSIKPFTYLKGPAFIGDECKLVGGKISGSSFGSGCRIGGEVENSIIMGNSNKYHEGFIGHSYIGEWVNLGALATNSDLKNNYSEISVQQNGIITKTKRIKIGCFIGDHSKIGIGVCLNTGVVIGFSCNLFGGGLIMEKEIPSFAWGNDFLRRCFSLENAIKTAKIVLERRNFTFDNKALQLFKYIFDESKMQRKAWLKNGG